The Sorangiineae bacterium MSr11367 genome window below encodes:
- a CDS encoding glycosyltransferase family 2 protein: MDQDASLPRLVSLVVPCLNEEAYIEACIRSLLAQDYPKDQLEILVVDGMSSDATREILARIMDEDARVRVIDNPERIQAAGLNEGIRASKGDVIVRADVHAEYNPDFVRQCVLVLAETGASNVGGAARPRAHTFFQRALAAALESPLAIGNSKYRQVDAEGFVDTVFPGAFPRQVFARAGLFDRKAITNEDAEINQRIHAAGGKVYLSRRIIVHYYPRESLGALARQYFKYGKGRARTLWKHGKFLTLRPALPFFALTGGVGLLLTSHLQPFTPFAFGGYALGTLAEAVRVGRKLGATAIPVIWSIFPVLHASHGAGFAVGLVQYAFKPDWGPIEYLDESPSDSSDAPSTSINLNGAGMAAR, from the coding sequence ATGGACCAGGACGCCTCCCTCCCCCGCTTGGTAAGCCTCGTCGTGCCCTGCCTCAACGAGGAGGCGTACATCGAAGCGTGCATCCGTTCGCTCCTCGCGCAGGACTACCCCAAGGACCAGCTCGAGATCCTCGTCGTCGACGGCATGAGCTCCGATGCGACCCGCGAGATCCTCGCGCGCATCATGGACGAAGATGCGCGCGTGCGCGTCATCGACAACCCGGAGCGCATTCAGGCCGCCGGCCTCAACGAAGGCATCCGCGCCTCCAAGGGCGACGTCATCGTCCGCGCGGATGTACATGCAGAATACAACCCTGACTTCGTCCGCCAGTGCGTGCTGGTGCTCGCGGAAACGGGGGCCAGCAATGTCGGCGGCGCCGCCCGCCCGCGCGCACACACCTTCTTCCAGCGCGCCCTCGCCGCGGCGCTGGAGAGTCCGCTCGCCATCGGCAATTCCAAATACCGCCAAGTCGATGCGGAAGGCTTCGTCGACACGGTCTTTCCCGGTGCCTTCCCGCGGCAAGTGTTCGCGCGGGCGGGGCTCTTCGATCGCAAGGCCATTACCAACGAGGATGCGGAGATCAACCAGCGCATCCATGCCGCGGGTGGAAAAGTCTATTTGAGCCGACGCATCATCGTGCACTATTACCCGCGCGAATCGCTGGGTGCGCTGGCGCGGCAGTATTTCAAATATGGGAAAGGGCGCGCGCGCACCCTCTGGAAGCACGGCAAGTTTCTCACCCTGCGGCCGGCGCTTCCGTTCTTCGCACTAACCGGCGGCGTGGGGCTTCTTCTCACGTCGCACCTGCAGCCGTTCACACCGTTCGCCTTCGGCGGCTACGCCCTCGGCACCCTGGCCGAGGCGGTGCGCGTCGGGAGGAAGCTCGGGGCAACGGCGATTCCGGTCATCTGGAGCATCTTTCCCGTTCTGCACGCGTCGCACGGAGCTGGCTTCGCCGTGGGGCTCGTGCAATATGCCTTCAAACCGGACTGGGGCCCCATCGAGTATCTGGATGAGTCTCCATCCGACAGCAGTGATGCACCTTCCACCTCGATTAACCTGAACGGAGCGGGGATGGCGGCGCGCTAG